The Longimicrobium sp. genome segment CGGGTCACCGGCCGCAAGCTGTGGATCACCAACGGCGGCGAGGCCGAGATCTTCATCATCTTCGCCAATGCCAACCCCGAAGCGGGCTACAAGGGGATCACGGCGTTCATCGTCGAGAAGGAGTTCGGCGGCTTCTCGGTCGGCAAGAAGGAAGACAAGCTGGGCATCCGCGCCAGCAGCACCACCGAGCTGATCCTGGAAGACGTGTTCGTTCCCGACGAGAACGTGCTGGGCGAGGTGGGCAAGGGGTACAAGACGGCCATCGAAACGCTGAACGAGGGCCGCATCGGCATCGGCGCGCAGATGATCGGCATCGGGCAGGGCGCGCTGGACGCCACGGTGAAGTACGTGCAGGAGCGCGAGCAGTTCGGAAAGCGCATCGGCGACTTCCAGGGCGTGCAGTTCCAGATCGGGCAGATGGCCACGGAGCTCGAGGCCGCGCGGCTGATGGTGTACAACGCCGCCCGCCTGAAGGACGCGGGCCTTCCGTTCCTGCAGGAAGCCGCGATGGGCAAGCTGTTCTCGTCGCAGGTGGCGCAGCGCATCGCCAGCACGGCGGTGGACCTGTTCGGCGGCTACGGCTTCACCCGCGAGTACCCGGTGGAGAAGTTCTACCGCGACAGCAAGATCGGCTCGATCTACGAGGGCACCAGCAACATGCAACTGCAGACCATCGCCAAGAACCTGATGAAGTAGTTCGGGATCGCGGCGGACCATGTGACGAGGGGCACCCGGCGGCCGGGTGCCCCTCATCATTTCTCCCAGCCCCACGCGCTCAGTCGGGCAGCAGCTGCCCGTCGATGCCCTGGTTCAAGATGTCCAGCTGCTGCTGGTAAACGTACACTCGCGCTCGCGGCCGGCCCGTGATTTCGCGGACGATCTCCATGTCCTCCAGCCGGCGGAGCGCGGTGGTCACCGTCGGATGCGTGAGGTTCAGCTCCCTCGCGGCACGCGGGATGGTGGTGATCACCCGGCCGCGCAGGAACTCGAACAACGTCAGCACCGAGCCCGAACCGCGGCGGATCAGGATCCGCTCGCGGTCTTTCTCGAAGCGCGCGAGCAGTGCCCGCGTGGTGGCGGTCGCCTGGGCCGAGACCTCGGCCACGCCGGTGAGAAAGAACTCCATCCAGCTTTCCCAGTCCCCGTCTGTCCTCACCCGCTGAAGCAGTTCGTAGTACTGCGCCCGGTGCTCGCGGAAGTACAGGCTCAGGTACAGGAACGGCTGCGTGAGCGCTCCCTCGGCGCACAGCAGCAGCGTGATCAGCAGGCGGCCCACACGGCCGTTGCCGTCCAGGAACGGGTGGATGGTTTCGAACTGGGCATGCGCCAGGCCGGCCTTCAGCAGGGGCGGCGTGCGCTCCGGCTGGTCGTGGATGAACCGCTCGAGGTTGTCGAGCGCGATCATCATCTCGTGCGGGGGTGGCGGGACGAAGCGGGCGTTGCCCGGCCGCGACCCGCCGATCCAGTTCTGCGAACGCCGGAAGTCGCCGGGCGCGCGCGTGCTGCCCCGCCCTTCCTGCATCAGCACCTGGTGAAGCTCGCGAACGAGTCGCAGGCTTACGGGAAGGCCGCCGCGCAGCAGGTTGAACCCGTGGTGCAGCGCGGCCACGTACCGCGACAC includes the following:
- a CDS encoding acyl-CoA dehydrogenase, which produces MATVDLATAGAPLTVLNEDEQAFREAVRQFAEESVRPLVTEMDEHQKMSPELIPQFFELGLMGIEVPEELGGTGASFFTAALVVEELSRVDASVGVFVDVQNTLVNNAFLRWGSADLKARYLPQLCAEKVGAYALSEAGSGSDAFALATRAVKAEGGFRVTGRKLWITNGGEAEIFIIFANANPEAGYKGITAFIVEKEFGGFSVGKKEDKLGIRASSTTELILEDVFVPDENVLGEVGKGYKTAIETLNEGRIGIGAQMIGIGQGALDATVKYVQEREQFGKRIGDFQGVQFQIGQMATELEAARLMVYNAARLKDAGLPFLQEAAMGKLFSSQVAQRIASTAVDLFGGYGFTREYPVEKFYRDSKIGSIYEGTSNMQLQTIAKNLMK
- a CDS encoding Fic family protein, whose product is MQSFVSTRAGRIIQQQAGKDGFSAFIPARLPPVPGLELTGGLRDLLEHASISLGRLDGVSASLDPDRLLYIYVRKEAVLSSQIEGTQSTLSDLLRFEAEGAPGMPLDDVREVSRYVAALHHGFNLLRGGLPVSLRLVRELHQVLMQEGRGSTRAPGDFRRSQNWIGGSRPGNARFVPPPPHEMMIALDNLERFIHDQPERTPPLLKAGLAHAQFETIHPFLDGNGRVGRLLITLLLCAEGALTQPFLYLSLYFREHRAQYYELLQRVRTDGDWESWMEFFLTGVAEVSAQATATTRALLARFEKDRERILIRRGSGSVLTLFEFLRGRVITTIPRAARELNLTHPTVTTALRRLEDMEIVREITGRPRARVYVYQQQLDILNQGIDGQLLPD